A window of Chitinophagales bacterium contains these coding sequences:
- a CDS encoding ABC transporter ATP-binding protein, translating into MHFASPYKRRFWLSVVLAIVLAVFTPIRPILIQQTVDKYIAGRLVEGLILITVIQIGLLLVETAIRFWFTYITAWLGQSVVKDMRVKVFNKVLHLNLSQFDKTPIGTLTTRTVDDIERINDVFADGLIPIIADLLSIICVLGYMFWADWKLTLVALIPFPILILATYYFKNSVNKSFHRVRNAVAQLNAFVQEHLTGMAVVQAFAAEEREFGKFRKINKEHRNANIHAIFAYSIFFPIVEIILASAIGLVVWKTSHQALALGENRQGTLMAFILCLNLIFRPLRVIADKFNVLQMGMVAGERVFKVLDNDDFIKNEGDHAPARVEGRIEFDKVGFSYVPGKPVLKGVSFQAEPGKTVAIVGHTGSGKTTIISLLNRMYETGEGRILLDGVDIREYKLDALRARIGVVLQDVFLFSGSIMDNITLRNPEIPRERVVEAAKLIGMHDFILRLPGGYDYNVRERGATLSLGQRQLLSFIRALLYNPAVLILDEATSSIDTESEQLIQEATEKLISGRTSIIIAHRLSTIRRTDLILVMDKGEVREMGTHEELLERGGYYHRLYQLQFEKQRVVGREFRET; encoded by the coding sequence ATGCATTTTGCCTCACCGTACAAGAGACGGTTTTGGTTGTCAGTGGTTCTGGCCATTGTACTGGCCGTATTTACTCCCATACGCCCCATTCTTATTCAGCAAACAGTTGATAAATATATTGCCGGGCGATTGGTGGAAGGATTGATCCTGATCACCGTGATACAGATCGGCTTATTGCTGGTGGAAACCGCCATCCGGTTTTGGTTTACCTATATAACCGCTTGGCTGGGCCAATCGGTGGTGAAAGACATGCGGGTAAAAGTATTCAATAAGGTACTCCACCTGAACCTGTCCCAATTTGATAAAACACCGATCGGCACGCTCACCACCCGGACCGTGGATGATATTGAACGGATCAATGATGTTTTTGCAGATGGCCTGATCCCTATCATTGCCGACCTGTTATCCATCATTTGTGTATTAGGTTATATGTTTTGGGCAGATTGGAAACTGACACTGGTGGCGTTGATCCCCTTTCCCATACTTATCCTGGCCACCTATTATTTTAAGAATTCGGTGAACAAGAGTTTCCATCGTGTGCGCAACGCGGTAGCCCAACTCAATGCGTTTGTGCAGGAACACCTGACGGGTATGGCGGTGGTTCAGGCCTTTGCGGCGGAAGAAAGAGAGTTTGGGAAATTCCGGAAGATCAATAAGGAACACCGCAATGCAAATATCCATGCCATCTTTGCTTACTCCATCTTCTTTCCTATTGTGGAGATCATATTGGCCTCGGCCATTGGATTGGTGGTCTGGAAAACCTCACACCAGGCATTGGCATTGGGAGAAAACCGCCAGGGTACCCTGATGGCCTTTATCCTTTGTTTGAACCTGATCTTTCGACCCCTCCGTGTGATCGCCGATAAGTTCAATGTGTTGCAAATGGGTATGGTGGCCGGGGAAAGGGTGTTCAAAGTGCTCGACAATGATGACTTTATTAAAAATGAAGGCGATCATGCTCCTGCCCGGGTGGAAGGAAGGATCGAGTTTGATAAAGTCGGATTCTCCTATGTACCCGGCAAACCGGTGTTAAAGGGGGTTTCCTTTCAGGCCGAACCCGGAAAAACAGTAGCCATAGTGGGGCATACCGGTAGTGGAAAGACCACGATCATCAGTTTGCTCAACCGGATGTATGAAACAGGGGAGGGCAGGATCTTGTTGGATGGAGTAGATATCCGGGAATATAAATTGGATGCTCTACGGGCCAGAATAGGTGTTGTATTACAGGATGTATTCCTCTTTTCCGGGTCCATCATGGATAATATTACCCTCCGCAATCCAGAAATACCCCGCGAAAGGGTCGTGGAAGCTGCCAAACTCATCGGCATGCACGATTTTATCCTTCGCCTGCCAGGTGGGTATGATTATAATGTGCGGGAAAGAGGGGCCACGCTCTCTCTGGGTCAACGACAGCTCTTGTCCTTTATCCGGGCTTTATTGTACAATCCGGCCGTCCTGATCCTGGATGAAGCCACTTCATCAATTGATACGGAAAGTGAGCAACTGATTCAGGAGGCTACCGAAAAACTCATTTCCGGACGTACCTCCATCATCATCGCTCACCGTCTTTCCACCATCCGCCGCACCGACCTGATCCTGGTGATGGATAAGGGGGAAGTAAGGGAAATGGGCACCCATGAGGAACTGCTGGAAAGGGGAGGATATTACCACCGGCTTTATCAGTTACAGTTTGAAAAACAGCGGGTTGTGGGGCGCGAGTTTCGTGAGACGTGA
- a CDS encoding HAMP domain-containing histidine kinase: protein MFDTKNLSPKQLSLFTALILSIPVALGIYVLNGNWQHAAIAFGLMLIGGYALILFTLEKFIYRKIKLIYKMIHQTKASKREETYYKYILPKKSIDEVREDVEAWGEQQQKEIDMLRKNEQFRKEFLQNLAHEFKTPVFAIQGYVDTLLGGALFNPEVNKAFLEKTSRNVERLSNLIDDLDEISKLERGELMLYKENFVIQDLIREVYEVLSLKAEPRNIRCAIKKGCESPLYVFADKEKIRQVITNLVENSIKYGKNGGTITASAYNTDGKRILIEISDDGMGIQERHLPRIFERFYRTERGRSVDVTGSGLGLAICKHIVEAHGQTIHVRSTENIGTTIGFTLNARREG from the coding sequence ATGTTCGATACCAAAAACCTCTCTCCCAAACAGCTTTCCCTGTTTACGGCATTGATCCTTTCGATCCCCGTAGCCCTGGGTATCTATGTATTGAATGGAAATTGGCAACATGCAGCCATTGCCTTTGGCCTCATGTTGATCGGTGGATATGCCTTAATTCTTTTTACCCTTGAAAAATTCATTTACCGGAAGATCAAGTTGATCTATAAAATGATCCACCAGACCAAAGCGAGTAAACGCGAAGAGACATACTACAAATATATTTTACCCAAAAAAAGCATTGATGAAGTAAGAGAGGATGTGGAAGCATGGGGAGAACAACAACAGAAAGAGATCGACATGCTCCGGAAGAATGAGCAATTCAGAAAGGAATTTTTACAGAACCTGGCGCATGAATTCAAGACCCCGGTCTTTGCCATACAGGGATATGTGGATACGCTCCTGGGAGGAGCACTTTTTAATCCCGAGGTCAATAAGGCATTCCTGGAAAAAACATCCCGTAATGTGGAAAGACTCTCCAATCTGATTGATGACCTGGATGAAATCTCAAAACTGGAGCGGGGAGAATTAATGTTGTACAAAGAAAATTTTGTGATACAGGATCTGATACGTGAAGTGTACGAAGTTCTTTCCCTGAAGGCAGAACCCCGAAATATCCGTTGTGCGATCAAGAAAGGGTGCGAATCCCCACTGTATGTCTTTGCCGATAAAGAAAAGATCCGACAGGTTATAACCAACCTCGTTGAGAACTCTATCAAATATGGCAAAAACGGTGGTACGATCACCGCCAGTGCTTACAATACGGATGGAAAAAGAATACTGATCGAGATCAGTGACGATGGTATGGGTATCCAGGAAAGACATCTTCCCCGGATATTTGAACGATTCTACCGCACGGAACGTGGGCGCTCTGTAGATGTTACCGGCTCTGGTCTTGGTCTTGCCATCTGTAAACATATTGTAGAAGCCCATGGTCAAACCATTCATGTGCGTAGCACAGAAAATATTGGTACTACGATCGGGTTTACGTTGAATGCGAGGCGAGAGGGGTGA
- a CDS encoding F0F1 ATP synthase subunit alpha, with product MVEIKPDEISAILRQQLSNFNASADLEEVGTVLQVGDGIARVYGLGNVRYGELVEFENGVRAIALNLEEDNVGVVLMGETGNIEEGSKVRRTGQIASIKVGEGMVGRVVNTLGEPIDGKGPITGERYEMPLERKAPGVIFREPVKEPLQTGIKAIDAMIPIGRGQRELVIGDRQTGKTAICIDTIINQKEFYKAGKPVYCIYVAIGQKASTIAGVMKTLQDAGAMEYTIIVAASASDPAPLQFYAPFAGAAIGEFFRDTGRPALIIYDDLSKQAVAYREVSLLLRRPPGREAYPGDVFYLHSRLLERAAKVISDDGVARNMNDVPDSIKHLVKGGGSLTALPIIETQAGDVSAYIPTNVISITDGQIFLETNLFNSGIRPAINVGISVSRVGGNAQIKSMKKVAGTLKLDQALYREMEAFSKFGGDLDAATKNVLDKGARNVEILKQPQYSPFAVEKQVAIIYLGTNGLIKDVPVKRVKEFEEHFLMEMENKLPDVLAEFKKGNLPEDGLKKMLDLANALIPQYKA from the coding sequence ATGGTAGAGATCAAACCAGACGAAATAAGTGCCATTCTGCGCCAGCAGTTGAGCAACTTTAATGCCAGTGCCGACCTGGAAGAAGTAGGTACCGTATTGCAGGTGGGTGATGGTATCGCCCGTGTTTACGGACTGGGTAATGTCCGTTACGGTGAACTGGTAGAATTTGAAAATGGCGTAAGGGCCATTGCCCTGAACCTGGAAGAGGACAATGTGGGTGTGGTATTGATGGGAGAAACCGGGAACATCGAAGAAGGATCCAAAGTGCGCCGTACCGGTCAGATCGCCTCGATCAAAGTTGGGGAAGGCATGGTAGGCCGTGTGGTAAATACGCTGGGTGAACCCATTGATGGAAAAGGACCCATCACCGGTGAACGTTATGAAATGCCGCTTGAGCGGAAAGCCCCCGGGGTAATCTTCCGTGAGCCGGTAAAAGAACCTTTGCAGACAGGTATCAAAGCCATTGACGCGATGATCCCGATCGGACGTGGACAACGTGAATTGGTGATCGGTGACCGTCAAACCGGTAAGACCGCCATCTGTATCGACACGATCATCAACCAGAAGGAATTTTATAAAGCAGGCAAACCTGTTTATTGTATCTATGTCGCCATCGGCCAGAAGGCTTCTACCATTGCCGGAGTGATGAAGACATTGCAAGATGCAGGTGCCATGGAATATACCATCATCGTAGCCGCCTCTGCTTCAGATCCCGCACCTCTTCAATTCTATGCCCCCTTTGCTGGTGCAGCCATTGGAGAGTTCTTTCGCGATACCGGACGCCCTGCACTGATCATCTATGATGATCTGTCAAAGCAAGCTGTGGCCTACCGTGAGGTATCCCTGCTGCTCCGTCGCCCTCCCGGCCGCGAAGCCTATCCTGGTGACGTATTCTATCTCCACAGCCGTTTGCTGGAGCGTGCCGCCAAAGTGATCTCCGATGACGGAGTGGCCCGCAACATGAACGATGTACCCGATTCGATCAAACACCTGGTGAAAGGTGGTGGTTCCCTGACCGCCCTCCCGATCATCGAAACACAAGCAGGTGACGTATCTGCCTATATCCCGACCAACGTAATCTCCATTACGGATGGTCAGATCTTCCTCGAAACCAACCTCTTCAACTCCGGTATCCGTCCCGCCATCAACGTGGGTATCTCCGTGAGCCGTGTGGGTGGTAACGCGCAGATCAAATCGATGAAGAAAGTGGCTGGTACACTGAAACTCGATCAGGCCCTTTACCGTGAAATGGAAGCCTTCTCCAAATTTGGTGGTGACCTCGATGCCGCAACCAAGAACGTATTGGATAAAGGTGCCCGTAACGTAGAGATCCTGAAACAACCCCAGTACTCACCCTTTGCCGTTGAAAAACAGGTAGCCATTATCTACCTGGGTACTAATGGTCTGATCAAAGACGTACCCGTAAAACGCGTAAAAGAATTCGAGGAACATTTCCTGATGGAAATGGAAAACAAACTTCCCGATGTACTGGCCGAATTCAAAAAAGGAAATCTTCCCGAAGATGGCCTGAAGAAAATGCTGGATCTGGCCAATGCCCTGATTCCCCAATACAAAGCCTAA
- the atpE gene encoding ATP synthase F0 subunit C → MDLLIVLLSTTAWANAGGAIGAGLAAIGAGIGIGQIGKGAVEAIARQPEAVNDIRANMILTAAFVEGVALFAVIAGILAMFV, encoded by the coding sequence ATGGATTTATTGATCGTCTTGTTGAGTACAACAGCCTGGGCAAATGCAGGTGGTGCCATTGGTGCCGGTCTTGCAGCCATCGGTGCCGGTATTGGTATCGGCCAGATTGGTAAAGGCGCGGTGGAAGCCATCGCCCGTCAGCCGGAAGCTGTTAACGACATTCGTGCCAACATGATCCTGACCGCCGCCTTCGTAGAGGGTGTTGCCCTCTTTGCGGTAATCGCAGGTATCCTGGCCATGTTCGTTTAA
- the atpB gene encoding F0F1 ATP synthase subunit A, translated as MMSRLLKSFTVAAFSVFLVVFPGVTRAQDHGHEEGHETGAPKTEHAEEKKGAFNAQEVIFDHVLNAHEFHFMDLPGKNGEKHPVTLPLPVILYSPQRGLDVFMSSKFHHGHEAYKGYRLSHGKVIAVKEDGITPDETVKVLDVSLSRNVVQMFIALILLVWLMTSIAKRYKSGTGVSSSPKGWQNAIEPVVTFVRDEVAKPNLGDKYAKYLPYLLTIFFFILINNIFGLIPGSANVTGNIAFTAVLGIISLIVILFSSNKHYWGHIFNPPVPGAMKPIIALVEFIGAIFTKPASLIIRLFANMLAGHIIIICLISLIFIFANMSKGIGWGFAPVSIAFTVFIYMIEILVAFIQAFIFTNLTAVFIGQAMEGAHHDEAHAAH; from the coding sequence ATGATGTCGAGATTACTAAAATCCTTTACTGTAGCGGCTTTCAGCGTTTTTTTGGTGGTTTTTCCGGGTGTCACTCGTGCCCAGGATCATGGTCACGAGGAAGGGCATGAAACCGGTGCTCCCAAGACCGAACATGCCGAAGAAAAGAAGGGCGCTTTCAATGCCCAGGAAGTGATTTTTGACCACGTATTAAATGCCCATGAGTTTCATTTCATGGACCTGCCCGGAAAGAATGGTGAAAAGCACCCCGTAACCCTTCCCCTGCCAGTGATTCTTTATTCTCCTCAACGCGGATTGGATGTGTTCATGTCTTCCAAATTTCATCACGGACATGAAGCCTATAAAGGGTATCGTCTTTCTCATGGTAAAGTCATTGCCGTAAAGGAAGATGGTATTACTCCCGATGAAACCGTAAAAGTGCTGGATGTTTCTCTTAGCCGTAACGTAGTGCAAATGTTCATCGCCCTGATCCTGCTGGTTTGGTTGATGACCTCCATTGCCAAACGTTATAAAAGCGGCACTGGTGTTAGTTCCTCACCCAAAGGCTGGCAAAATGCCATTGAGCCGGTGGTGACCTTTGTACGGGATGAAGTGGCCAAGCCCAACCTGGGTGATAAATATGCCAAATACCTTCCGTATTTGCTGACCATCTTTTTCTTTATTCTCATCAACAATATTTTCGGGTTGATACCCGGTTCTGCCAACGTAACCGGCAATATCGCCTTTACCGCGGTGTTGGGGATCATTTCACTGATCGTGATCCTGTTTAGCAGCAACAAACATTATTGGGGACATATTTTCAATCCTCCGGTTCCCGGCGCCATGAAGCCCATCATCGCCCTGGTTGAGTTCATTGGAGCGATCTTTACCAAACCCGCTTCGCTGATCATACGGCTTTTCGCCAATATGTTGGCAGGGCACATTATCATCATTTGTCTTATTTCCCTGATTTTCATTTTCGCGAATATGAGCAAGGGTATTGGTTGGGGTTTTGCACCCGTATCCATAGCCTTTACTGTATTTATATATATGATCGAGATTTTGGTCGCCTTTATCCAGGCCTTCATCTTTACAAACCTGACGGCCGTGTTTATCGGACAGGCCATGGAAGGGGCGCATCATGATGAAGCCCACGCGGCCCATTAA
- the atpH gene encoding ATP synthase F1 subunit delta: MLNPRLAARYAKSLLDLALERGELEQVYADMKVLQVICKGNADFVALLRSPVIKNETKRKIVEAVTAGKIGVTVNSFNRLLITKNREGYLPEVIAAFIQQYKNYNDIYTVQLTTAVPASEALKTQILDHLRNTTPMKKIELETKVNEDILGGFVIQVGDKLVDASVAYDLREVARQFENNDFIYKVR, encoded by the coding sequence ATGCTGAACCCACGTCTCGCCGCACGCTACGCCAAATCCCTGCTCGACCTCGCTTTAGAGAGAGGCGAACTGGAACAGGTGTATGCTGACATGAAAGTGCTGCAGGTCATTTGCAAGGGCAATGCCGATTTTGTCGCCCTGCTGAGAAGCCCGGTGATCAAGAATGAGACCAAGCGGAAGATCGTAGAAGCTGTTACAGCCGGAAAGATCGGGGTGACCGTTAACTCCTTCAACCGTTTGCTCATCACCAAGAACCGTGAGGGGTATTTACCTGAGGTGATCGCTGCCTTTATTCAACAGTATAAAAATTACAATGATATTTATACCGTTCAACTAACCACCGCGGTTCCTGCCAGCGAAGCATTGAAAACACAGATACTGGATCATTTGCGGAACACAACCCCAATGAAAAAGATCGAACTGGAGACAAAAGTGAACGAGGATATTCTGGGTGGATTTGTGATCCAGGTAGGGGATAAATTGGTGGATGCCAGTGTGGCCTACGACCTGCGCGAAGTTGCCCGCCAATTTGAGAACAACGATTTCATTTATAAAGTCAGATAA
- the atpF gene encoding F0F1 ATP synthase subunit B, giving the protein MDLLIPEAGLLIWNLLAFLIVFFILKKYAWPAIVKGLKDREQTIADSLATAEKVKAEMAQLKSENEALMAQAREERAQMLKEARETKDRIINEAKEQAKLEANKIMSESQTAINAQKMAALTDVKNQVGKLVIEVTEKVLRRELGNKEAQEAHISGLVNEVKLN; this is encoded by the coding sequence ATCGACCTACTGATCCCCGAAGCCGGTTTGCTCATCTGGAACCTGCTGGCTTTCCTGATCGTTTTCTTCATTCTGAAGAAGTATGCCTGGCCTGCGATTGTAAAAGGGTTGAAAGACCGTGAGCAGACCATTGCCGATTCACTCGCTACTGCCGAGAAAGTAAAGGCTGAAATGGCCCAACTGAAAAGCGAGAACGAAGCGCTGATGGCCCAGGCCCGTGAAGAAAGAGCCCAAATGCTTAAGGAAGCCCGGGAAACCAAGGACCGGATCATCAACGAAGCCAAAGAACAAGCCAAGTTGGAAGCCAATAAGATCATGAGCGAATCGCAAACCGCGATCAACGCACAGAAAATGGCTGCCCTCACGGATGTAAAAAATCAAGTGGGTAAACTGGTGATCGAGGTGACAGAGAAAGTGCTGAGAAGAGAATTGGGGAATAAAGAAGCCCAGGAAGCACATATCTCCGGCCTCGTAAACGAAGTAAAACTGAATTAA
- a CDS encoding response regulator: MAEKKSRKVLIADDEPDILEILKYNLVNEGYQVFTAKDGDEALERAKFALPDLIVLDIMMPKKTGVEVCKILRSQSAFKETLILFLTALSDEETQIKGLETGADDYISKPISPKVFISRVNALFRRLNKSEVKLIKVNGLTIDPEKFLIQLDGKEIVLAKKEFELLYLLASKPGRVFLRNEILSQVWGNDVIVGDRTIDVHIRKVRQKLGIDCIRTVKGVGYKFEL, encoded by the coding sequence ATGGCCGAAAAAAAATCCAGAAAGGTATTGATCGCAGATGATGAGCCGGATATTCTCGAGATCCTGAAGTATAACCTGGTCAATGAAGGCTACCAGGTTTTTACGGCAAAAGACGGGGATGAAGCATTGGAAAGGGCCAAATTCGCCCTGCCTGATCTGATTGTGCTGGACATCATGATGCCCAAAAAGACGGGGGTGGAAGTTTGTAAGATCCTCCGTTCCCAATCGGCTTTTAAGGAAACCCTGATCTTGTTTCTTACCGCGTTGAGTGACGAGGAAACCCAGATCAAAGGCCTTGAAACGGGAGCCGACGACTATATCAGCAAACCCATTAGTCCCAAGGTCTTTATCAGCCGGGTGAATGCCCTTTTCCGCCGGCTGAATAAATCCGAGGTCAAATTGATCAAAGTAAATGGCCTGACCATCGACCCCGAGAAATTCCTGATCCAACTCGACGGCAAGGAAATCGTATTAGCGAAAAAAGAATTTGAGTTACTTTATCTCCTGGCATCAAAACCGGGGCGAGTTTTTCTTCGCAATGAGATCCTCAGCCAGGTATGGGGAAATGATGTCATTGTTGGCGATCGCACCATTGATGTACACATCCGCAAAGTGCGCCAAAAACTCGGCATCGATTGTATCCGCACCGTGAAGGGGGTGGGGTATAAATTCGAGCTTTGA